The Ranitomeya imitator isolate aRanImi1 chromosome 8, aRanImi1.pri, whole genome shotgun sequence genome window below encodes:
- the RPS19BP1 gene encoding active regulator of SIRT1: MSAAIIRKGLELLASDSTDNNMSSFKRKRGGKNQPTTLSSHKIGMKKQRKRLKQQGVPQNQRASAKDRVIKSAVEEYKKRTAQDYLAQNLEYMLGSQAVAKKVSCSKILTQHSGRKARDRHGEEEKRVQEKSMFTDQDFKKFQKEYFGTKS, translated from the exons ATGTCCGCGGCGATTATCAGGAAGGGCCTGGAGCTTCTGGCCTCCGACTCCACCG ATAATAACATGTCGAGCTTCAAGAGAAAAAGAGGgggcaaaaatcaaccaacaacatTAAGTAGTCACAAGATAGGAATGAAGAAGCAGCGCAAGAGACTGAAACAGCAAGGAGTGCCGCAAAACCAGAGGGCGTCCGCCAAGGACAGAGTGATCAAATCAGCCGTGG AGGAGTACAAGAAGCGCACAGCTCAGGATTATCTGGCGCAGAACCTCGAGTACATGCTCGGATCACAAGCTGTTGCCAAGAAAGTCTCGTGCAGCAAG ATACTGACTCAGCACTCAGGACGGAAAGCAAGAGACCGACATGGAGAAGAGGAAAAGAGGGTGCAAGAAAAATCCATGTTTACAGATCAGGACTTCAAAAAGTTTCAGAAAGAATATTTTGGAACAAAGTCATAG